The following are encoded together in the Sphaerodactylus townsendi isolate TG3544 linkage group LG12, MPM_Stown_v2.3, whole genome shotgun sequence genome:
- the LAYN gene encoding layilin, whose protein sequence is MGRPLLWLLLRLLLGGEAASGPLRGQAICRGGTQRPCYKIVYFHDVSRRVGFREAFARACRRRRRHPEFKLVEKIIEYLSASDGDFWIGLTREEDPDNSTECPYLYSWSDGSSSLFRNWYIDEPSCGSEICVVMYHQPSAPPGDGGPYMFQWNDDRCNMKNNFICKYSLEKPTVASKTNASQADVVTETSMMAPPEEPIKEDVNNITVKEAKGPLWSLAYILVPSIPALLLLLVITAIFSCWLCAKRRREQTEADKKGQDTWLSPNRQTSPSLEIYNVIRKQSEDDLGRTRPDIKNSSFRGCSGDVTPDDLSGDYDNMAVNTSESGFVTLASNESGFVTNDIYELCNDRVGQSKESAWVENDIYGY, encoded by the exons ATGGGGCGCCCGCTGCtctggctgctgctgcggctgctgctgggcGGAGAAGCCGCCTCCGGGCCGCTGCGAG GACAGGCCATCTGCCGGGGTGGAACCCAGCGACCCTGCTACAAGATAGTTTACTTCCACGATGTGTCACGCAGGGTGGGCTTTCGGGAAGCCTTCGCGAGGGCATGCAGAAGGAGGCGGAGGCACCCTGAATTCAAACTTGTCGAA AAGATCATTGAGTATCTCTCCGCTTCCGATGGCGATTTCTGGATTGGGCTTACGAGAGAAGAAGACCCTGACAACAGCACGGAATGCCCATATTTGTACTCGTGGTCTGATGGAAGTTCCTCTCTGTTCAG AAACTGGTACATAGACGAGCCCTCCTGCGGAAGTGAAATCTGCGTCGTGATGTATCACCAGCCCTCTGCCCCTCCTGGTGATGGCGGCCCGTACATGTTTCAGTGGAATGATGACAGATGCAACATGAAGAACAACTTTATCTGCAAATACTCTCTGG AAAAGCCAACTGTTGCTTCCAAAACGAACGCCTCTCAAGCAG ATGTCGTAACAGAGACTTCAATGATGGCTCCCCCAGAAGAACCCATTAAAGAAGATGTAAATAATATAACTGTCAAAGAAGCCAAAG GTCCTCTTTGGAGCCTTGCCTACATCTTAGTGCCCAGCATCCCTGCTCTGCTCCTCCTCTTGGTCATCACAGCCATCTTCAGCTGCTGGCTCTGCGCAAAGAG GAGACGAGAGCAAACGGAAGCCGATAAGAAGGGGCAGGACACCTGGCTGTCTCCCAACAGGCAAACCAGCCCCAGTTTGGAGATCTACAATGTCATTCGAAAACAATCAGAAGATGATCTCGGCAGGACGAGACCAGACATCAAGAACTCTTCATTTCGGGGCTGTTCTGGAGACGTCACTCCCGATGACCTCTCTGGAGACTACGACAATATGGCTGTCAATACTTCAGAAAGCGGTTTTGTGACGTTGGCCAGCAACGAAAGCGGTTTTGTCACCAATGATATATACGAGCTGTGTAACGACAGAGTGGGGCAAAGCAAAGAGTCTGCTTGGGTTGAAAATGACATCTACGGCTACTGA